The following proteins come from a genomic window of Acidobacteriota bacterium:
- a CDS encoding STAS domain-containing protein, protein MKISARHRDNVTILDAKGKITIGVGDVALREAVHEALNAGARNVLINLADVATIDSSGIGELVSTYTTVTNRGGKLKLLGMPAKIADLMQVTQLITVFETFDDEDEAVHSF, encoded by the coding sequence ATGAAGATCAGTGCACGGCATCGTGACAACGTCACGATCCTTGACGCCAAGGGCAAGATCACTATCGGAGTCGGAGACGTCGCCCTGCGGGAGGCGGTTCACGAGGCGCTGAATGCGGGCGCGCGCAACGTCCTGATCAACCTCGCCGACGTGGCGACCATCGACTCGTCCGGCATCGGCGAGCTGGTCAGCACCTACACCACGGTGACCAACCGCGGTGGCAAGCTCAAGCTGCTCGGTATGCCGGCGAAGATCGCCGACCTGATGCAGGTGACGCAGCTGATCACCGTCTTCGAGACCTTCGACGACGAGGACGAAGCGGTCCACAGCTTCTGA
- a CDS encoding polyprenyl synthetase family protein, giving the protein MTAPALGGALVAFGARVEQRLPELIPGLEERPGPVHRTMHYALTGRGKRLRPILTLAVAEIFGSRHEAVVDLGCAVEMVHACSLIFDDLPAQDDASLRRGRPTAHRAHGEDMAQLAGLALLSRAYAVVAECGQRLPLKRYTSEDMVHHLAAAIGTHGLIGGQALDLRSQPEELDLETLEYIHSHKTGALFIAAGELGAMAAGARRRDLELVTRFAKNLGLAFQITDDLLDVLASSAETGKDSGQDSDKVTFVKLLGVDGAQTLAAELLDFAIESLAPLGRRATMLRQLAEFVRHRGH; this is encoded by the coding sequence ATGACTGCTCCTGCCCTCGGCGGGGCGCTGGTCGCCTTCGGAGCGCGAGTCGAGCAGCGCTTGCCGGAGCTGATCCCGGGCCTCGAGGAGCGTCCCGGCCCGGTTCACCGCACCATGCACTACGCCCTCACCGGGCGGGGCAAGCGGTTGCGGCCGATCCTCACCCTGGCGGTGGCGGAGATCTTCGGCTCGCGCCACGAGGCAGTGGTCGATCTCGGTTGTGCGGTCGAGATGGTGCACGCCTGCTCGCTGATCTTCGATGACCTGCCGGCGCAGGACGATGCCTCCCTGCGGCGCGGCCGCCCGACGGCTCACCGCGCCCACGGTGAAGACATGGCGCAGCTCGCCGGCTTGGCGCTGCTGAGCCGCGCCTATGCGGTGGTCGCCGAGTGCGGTCAGCGTCTACCGCTGAAGCGCTACACCAGCGAGGACATGGTGCACCATCTGGCGGCCGCCATCGGGACCCATGGATTGATCGGAGGCCAGGCGCTCGATTTGCGCAGTCAGCCGGAAGAGCTCGACCTCGAGACCCTCGAGTACATTCACAGCCACAAGACCGGGGCTCTGTTCATCGCCGCCGGAGAGCTCGGAGCGATGGCCGCCGGGGCGCGGCGGCGGGATCTCGAGCTGGTGACCCGCTTCGCCAAGAATCTCGGTCTGGCGTTCCAGATCACCGATGACCTGCTCGACGTCCTCGCCAGCTCCGCCGAGACCGGCAAGGACAGTGGTCAGGACAGCGACAAGGTGACCTTCGTCAAGCTGCTGGGAGTCGACGGTGCTCAAACCCTCGCCGCCGAGCTGCTCGACTTCGCCATCGAATCGCTGGCGCCCCTCGGGCGGCGGGCCACCATGCTCCGTCAGCTCGCCGAGTTCGTGCGCCACCGCGGTCACTGA